The following coding sequences lie in one Thermosulfuriphilus ammonigenes genomic window:
- a CDS encoding hydrogenase small subunit, with protein MERFLAHRLGKMSRRSFLKACTIATAAMGLPAEMVGKVAEAAASPQRPPVIWLHFMECTGCTESLLRSSHPDVARLILDLISLDYHETLMAAAGHQAETVLEEQLKKNEGRFICVVEGAISKKDGGIYCKIGGRTALEILNHVAPKAQMVIAIGACASFGGIQAAHPNPTGAVGVRDIIKVKPVINIPGCPPNPYNILGTILHTLTFGRPPETDELGRPKFAYGRKIHDHCPRRPHFDEGRFVEAFGDPGHQKGYCLYKVGCKGPVTYSNCPVIRFCDVGAWPVGSGHGCIGCTEPGFWDTMTPFYEHLPEVYIPAGGGIRKEAEKIGKVAVGGALAVVATHAAVGVIKKMVKSGQEKEEE; from the coding sequence ATGGAACGCTTTCTGGCTCACCGTTTGGGTAAGATGAGTCGACGCAGTTTTCTTAAAGCCTGCACCATAGCCACGGCGGCTATGGGTTTGCCGGCGGAAATGGTGGGTAAGGTGGCCGAGGCTGCGGCTTCTCCCCAGCGACCGCCGGTGATCTGGCTTCACTTTATGGAGTGTACCGGCTGTACCGAAAGCCTGTTGCGCTCCTCTCATCCTGACGTGGCCCGGCTCATTTTGGACCTTATTTCCCTTGATTACCACGAGACCTTAATGGCTGCTGCCGGACATCAGGCGGAGACGGTTCTTGAGGAACAGCTCAAAAAAAACGAGGGGCGCTTTATCTGTGTAGTGGAAGGGGCTATCTCCAAAAAGGACGGGGGTATCTATTGCAAGATTGGCGGCCGTACCGCCCTTGAGATCCTCAACCACGTAGCCCCAAAGGCCCAGATGGTGATCGCCATAGGAGCCTGCGCCTCCTTTGGTGGTATCCAGGCGGCCCATCCTAACCCCACGGGGGCCGTGGGAGTGCGGGACATCATCAAGGTCAAACCGGTGATTAACATCCCTGGTTGCCCGCCTAATCCTTACAACATTCTGGGGACTATCCTCCATACCCTGACTTTTGGACGTCCACCAGAGACAGACGAGCTCGGCCGTCCTAAGTTTGCTTATGGACGGAAGATACACGACCATTGTCCTCGTCGCCCCCATTTTGATGAAGGGCGTTTTGTGGAGGCCTTTGGAGATCCAGGACACCAGAAGGGCTACTGCCTCTACAAAGTAGGCTGTAAGGGGCCAGTTACTTATTCCAACTGTCCGGTCATTCGTTTTTGCGACGTAGGGGCTTGGCCTGTAGGGTCCGGTCACGGCTGTATTGGGTGTACCGAGCCCGGATTCTGGGACACCATGACCCCCTTCTATGAACATCTGCCAGAGGTTTATATCCCGGCCGGTGGCGGTATTCGAAAGGAGGCCGAGAAGATCGGCAAGGTGGCGGTGGGAGGGGCCTTGGCCGTGGTGGCCACCCACGCCGCGGTTGGGGTCATCAAAAAGATGGTCAAATCCGGTCAGGAAAAAGAGGAGGAATAG
- the rsmD gene encoding 16S rRNA (guanine(966)-N(2))-methyltransferase RsmD — translation MRLKGPSGERIRPMADRVRKALFDILASRGLLEGSFLDLYAGTGAVGIEALSRGASRVVLVDKDPRALRLIRQNLARTGASAEIIRYDLSRGLPPVRGPFEVISVTPPYGQGLAEKTLGDLAQSGLLAPGGLVVVEERETVTLPSRVGRLTLKDRRRYGQSVLWFYEEER, via the coding sequence CTGCGGCTCAAAGGGCCATCGGGGGAACGGATTCGGCCCATGGCCGATCGGGTCAGAAAGGCCCTTTTTGACATTCTGGCCTCCCGGGGTCTGCTGGAAGGGAGCTTCCTGGACCTTTATGCCGGTACAGGGGCGGTGGGGATCGAGGCCCTCTCCCGGGGAGCCTCCCGGGTCGTTTTAGTAGATAAGGATCCCCGGGCTTTGAGGCTCATTCGTCAAAATTTGGCCCGGACCGGAGCCTCTGCAGAGATTATTCGTTATGATCTGAGTCGGGGGCTGCCTCCGGTTAGAGGGCCTTTTGAGGTCATCTCTGTCACCCCTCCTTATGGCCAGGGCCTGGCAGAGAAGACCTTAGGGGATCTGGCCCAAAGCGGCCTTCTGGCTCCTGGAGGGCTCGTTGTAGTCGAGGAGAGAGAGACCGTGACTCTCCCTTCAAGGGTTGGAAGATTGACTCTAAAGGACCGAAGACGTTACGGCCAGTCGGTGCTCTGGTTCTACGAGGAGGAACGATGA
- a CDS encoding cytochrome b N-terminal domain-containing protein, protein MWWRSRSKISLGIAQLITASLLISGGSGILVAYHFYPDHAFVSVVGLDTVIPFGRLIRGVHFWSSQFFFLLLLWHLWESIRSGAHLRRRLLYWSGLVLLLPAALMALFTGYVLREDQTGMAAGAIAEHLALSVPLIGGVVNALFFDLEHSGLIRVYSAHILIFFIILWGSLWYHLKRRRLESEDLLRALVLSLIPALILAAPLEMTSGALLIKGPWFFLGVQELLRYLPPLVAGVLYPAVPIGALLALPRAEKPSLLTLGLWLVSYFILTLVGELR, encoded by the coding sequence ATGTGGTGGAGATCCCGGTCTAAGATAAGCCTTGGTATTGCCCAGCTTATCACGGCCAGTCTCCTTATCTCCGGGGGCTCGGGTATCCTGGTAGCCTATCACTTCTATCCAGACCACGCCTTTGTCTCCGTGGTCGGGCTGGATACGGTAATCCCCTTCGGGCGACTTATCCGGGGGGTGCACTTTTGGTCAAGTCAGTTCTTTTTTCTTCTGCTTCTCTGGCATCTGTGGGAGTCTATCCGCAGCGGAGCCCATTTAAGACGCCGGCTCCTTTACTGGAGTGGGCTGGTCCTTCTCCTTCCGGCCGCCCTGATGGCCCTCTTTACCGGATATGTCCTCCGGGAGGATCAGACCGGCATGGCCGCCGGGGCCATCGCTGAGCATCTGGCCCTTTCTGTGCCCCTGATCGGCGGGGTGGTAAACGCCCTCTTTTTTGATCTGGAACACTCCGGGCTAATAAGGGTCTATAGTGCCCATATCTTGATCTTTTTCATCATTCTTTGGGGAAGTCTCTGGTACCACCTAAAGAGACGGAGATTGGAAAGCGAGGATCTTCTCCGGGCCCTTGTCCTCTCTCTGATCCCCGCCCTTATCTTAGCCGCCCCCCTGGAGATGACCTCCGGGGCCCTTCTCATTAAGGGCCCCTGGTTCTTTCTTGGAGTTCAAGAGCTTCTGCGCTATCTTCCTCCGCTGGTGGCCGGAGTTCTCTACCCGGCCGTGCCCATTGGGGCCCTTCTGGCCCTGCCCCGGGCGGAGAAACCGTCTCTTCTTACCCTCGGCCTGTGGCTGGTGAGCTATTTCATTCTCACCTTAGTGGGAGAGTTGAGGTGA
- a CDS encoding VanZ family protein, whose translation MAYEGLKRFLPAGIYMIFLLAVAVIPLGPPGGSDKLAHALSYFILGLLLFWWASWRLAHRPAYLVALVVIGIGAVHGALVEMVQSQVPGRVADLGDWQADIFGLLTSLLAALPILGARKS comes from the coding sequence ATGGCTTATGAAGGCCTAAAACGCTTCCTGCCCGCTGGCATTTACATGATTTTTCTGCTGGCGGTGGCCGTTATTCCCCTGGGCCCTCCAGGAGGAAGCGACAAGCTGGCCCATGCCCTCTCGTATTTTATTCTGGGTTTGCTGCTTTTCTGGTGGGCCTCATGGCGCCTAGCCCACCGCCCGGCCTATCTGGTGGCCTTGGTGGTCATAGGAATTGGGGCCGTCCACGGAGCCTTGGTTGAAATGGTTCAGAGCCAGGTGCCAGGAAGGGTAGCCGACCTAGGTGACTGGCAGGCCGACATCTTTGGTCTTCTCACCTCTCTTTTGGCCGCCCTGCCCATTTTGGGGGCCCGAAAGAGCTAA
- the coaD gene encoding pantetheine-phosphate adenylyltransferase yields the protein MRERIAIYPGTFDPITNGHLDVIQRGVRLFDRLIVAIGLNPAKKPLFSLEERLDMIRETVAGMERVEVDYFQGLLVEYAQKRGACAVIRGLRAVSDFEYEFQIALMNRKLCPNLETVFLMPGAKWIFISSSIIKEVARFGGCLEGLVPESVERRLKERFSSRCPGGESG from the coding sequence ATGAGGGAACGTATCGCTATCTATCCCGGCACTTTTGATCCCATCACCAATGGACACCTTGATGTCATCCAGCGCGGCGTGCGTCTGTTTGATCGACTTATAGTGGCTATCGGCCTTAACCCGGCCAAAAAACCCCTCTTCAGCCTCGAGGAAAGGCTGGATATGATCCGGGAGACAGTGGCTGGAATGGAACGGGTAGAGGTAGATTACTTTCAGGGCCTTCTGGTGGAATACGCCCAAAAGAGAGGGGCCTGTGCCGTCATCAGAGGGCTCAGGGCCGTCTCGGACTTTGAGTACGAGTTTCAAATTGCCCTTATGAACCGTAAACTCTGCCCCAATCTGGAAACAGTTTTCCTGATGCCCGGGGCAAAGTGGATATTCATTAGCTCCAGCATAATCAAGGAGGTGGCCAGGTTCGGCGGCTGTCTGGAGGGGCTGGTGCCGGAATCCGTCGAGAGGCGTCTCAAGGAAAGGTTCTCCTCCCGCTGCCCCGGGGGAGAATCAGGCTAG
- a CDS encoding HypC/HybG/HupF family hydrogenase formation chaperone: MCLGVPMRLIEVNYPLGVAEARGVKRTVYLQLLPENEIKEGDYVIVHVGFAIQRLSASEAEETWRLLEGLLEGS, translated from the coding sequence ATGTGTCTAGGGGTACCCATGAGATTGATTGAGGTAAATTATCCCCTGGGGGTAGCCGAGGCCCGAGGTGTAAAGCGGACTGTCTATCTCCAGCTTCTTCCGGAAAATGAGATCAAAGAAGGGGACTATGTCATCGTTCATGTGGGCTTTGCTATTCAGAGGCTTTCAGCCAGTGAGGCCGAGGAAACCTGGCGCCTTCTGGAAGGCCTGCTGGAGGGTTCTTGA
- a CDS encoding HAD family hydrolase → MLKLLIFDCDGVLFDSREANRAYYNRIREEFSLPPLDEDELQYVHMHAAEDSVRYIFRDHPHLLKEALSFQKRLDYAGFLPLLTPEPGLKELIEEVRPPLKTAISTNRSTTMPALREIFRLDELFDLIVCALDVERPKPHPEGVRKILAHFRTRPEEALYIGDTQVDEAVARAAGIPLVAYKNRDLSAAYHVSSFAELLPIIRGLLA, encoded by the coding sequence ATGCTCAAGCTTCTTATTTTTGATTGTGACGGGGTGCTTTTTGATTCGCGAGAGGCTAACCGGGCTTACTATAACCGGATTCGGGAGGAGTTTTCCCTGCCGCCGCTTGACGAAGATGAACTTCAGTATGTCCATATGCACGCCGCCGAGGACTCTGTCCGTTATATCTTCCGAGATCATCCCCATCTTCTAAAAGAGGCCCTTTCGTTTCAAAAGAGGCTTGACTATGCTGGGTTTCTCCCGCTTCTAACCCCTGAGCCGGGCCTAAAGGAGCTTATTGAAGAGGTGCGACCGCCCCTTAAGACAGCCATTTCTACCAATCGCTCTACCACCATGCCGGCCTTAAGAGAGATATTCCGGCTTGATGAGCTTTTTGACCTTATCGTCTGTGCCCTGGATGTAGAAAGGCCCAAACCTCATCCTGAAGGGGTAAGAAAAATCCTCGCCCACTTCAGGACCCGTCCGGAAGAGGCCCTTTATATTGGAGACACTCAGGTGGACGAGGCCGTGGCCCGCGCCGCTGGTATTCCCCTGGTGGCCTACAAGAACCGCGACCTTTCGGCCGCCTATCATGTTTCCTCCTTTGCTGAGCTTTTGCCCATCATCCGGGGGCTTCTAGCCTGA
- the hypB gene encoding hydrogenase nickel incorporation protein HypB: MCEDCGCQTKHLEIERAILSTNEALAQKNRQHFRRLGAKVINLISAPGSGKTSLLEATVEALAQEIPLAIIEGDPETEKDAERLRRKGVPVAAVTTGGACHLDARMIHRACHQLEPHRPRLIFIENVGNLVCPAAFDLGEDLRVILVSVPEGPDKPEKYPAAFLKAQAFCITKADLLPYFDFDPQEVIDSARKIKPDLKAFILSVKNGQGLSDWFTFIREFVIRG; the protein is encoded by the coding sequence ATGTGTGAGGATTGCGGTTGTCAGACCAAACATCTGGAGATCGAAAGGGCCATCCTCTCTACTAACGAAGCCCTGGCCCAAAAAAATCGTCAGCATTTTCGCCGTCTCGGAGCCAAGGTTATCAACCTCATCAGCGCCCCGGGCTCCGGCAAGACCTCGCTGCTTGAGGCCACGGTGGAGGCCCTGGCCCAAGAGATACCTCTGGCGATCATCGAGGGAGATCCGGAGACCGAAAAAGACGCCGAAAGACTGCGGCGCAAAGGAGTCCCGGTGGCCGCAGTAACAACAGGCGGAGCCTGCCACCTGGATGCCCGGATGATCCACCGGGCTTGTCATCAGCTTGAGCCCCATCGCCCCCGCCTCATTTTTATCGAAAATGTCGGCAACCTGGTCTGTCCCGCCGCCTTTGATCTCGGAGAAGACCTCCGGGTTATCCTGGTCTCCGTACCTGAGGGGCCGGATAAACCAGAAAAATATCCAGCGGCTTTCCTCAAGGCTCAGGCCTTTTGCATCACCAAGGCCGATCTTTTACCCTACTTTGACTTTGACCCCCAGGAGGTCATCGACTCCGCCAGGAAAATCAAGCCAGATCTAAAGGCTTTTATCCTTTCAGTAAAAAATGGCCAGGGTCTCTCTGATTGGTTCACCTTTATAAGAGAATTCGTTATCAGGGGATAG
- a CDS encoding hydrogenase maturation nickel metallochaperone HypA, with translation MHEASLVAAMAEEIRRLAVAEGAQKVTRILVRIGEAAGVELEAFDFAFLALKAQDPLFSEAHLEIETRPVVLECFFCGHRQEGELGRPCDQCGQIGLQLISGDEIYLASIDLITGDKNV, from the coding sequence ATGCATGAGGCATCTCTGGTGGCCGCCATGGCCGAAGAAATAAGAAGATTGGCTGTGGCAGAGGGGGCCCAAAAGGTAACCCGAATCCTGGTGCGGATCGGGGAGGCCGCAGGGGTGGAGCTGGAGGCCTTTGATTTTGCCTTCTTGGCTCTAAAGGCCCAAGATCCCCTCTTCTCCGAAGCCCATCTGGAGATAGAGACCAGACCGGTGGTTTTGGAATGCTTTTTTTGCGGCCATCGCCAAGAAGGGGAACTCGGCCGGCCCTGTGATCAATGCGGCCAGATAGGGCTCCAGCTTATCTCTGGAGATGAGATCTACCTGGCCAGTATAGACTTAATCACGGGAGACAAAAATGTGTGA
- a CDS encoding nickel-dependent hydrogenase large subunit — protein MATKITVDPITRIEGHLRIDVEVDSGRVTNAWASAQMWRGIEIILKGRDPRDAWAFCQRICGVCTTVHAITSVRAVENALGMEIPLNAQYIRNIILAAHGLHDHIVHFYHLSALDWVDVVSALKADPHKTASLAQSLSPWPGNGASRFKAVKEKLSAFVQSGQLGPFANGYWGHPAMKLPPEANLMAVSHYLEALEYQFKANQVVAIFGGKTPHIQTVIVGGVALAINTNNLATLNMERLYWAKQLLGEVRDFVHQVYLPDVIAVAALYKDWLAYGAGVTNYLAVPDMPLDTKGEVFDLPGGTIFGGDFKNFTPITSFNDPYFRDNVAESIVHSWYEGDWTRHPWKEETKPHYTAFKEEGKYSWAKAPRFKGEPMQVGPLAQVLAGYAQGHELTKKWVDYALGRLSSLVGHPVPVTALQSTPGRHLARAIRAAMLAELGLKHLDLLIENIGRGDTEIFPYRTPPTFPHGEIRGFGFHEAPRGTLSHWVVIKDGVIENYQCVVPSTWNVSPRCQAGKRGPYEAALIGNPVAEPQKPLEVLRTIHSFDPCIACAVHVLNPQREEVVRVKVL, from the coding sequence ATGGCCACCAAGATTACCGTTGACCCTATTACCCGCATAGAAGGGCATTTGCGCATAGACGTGGAGGTGGATTCTGGTCGGGTAACCAATGCCTGGGCCTCAGCCCAGATGTGGCGGGGGATAGAAATAATCCTCAAAGGGCGTGATCCGCGGGATGCCTGGGCCTTCTGCCAGCGGATCTGCGGGGTCTGTACCACGGTGCACGCCATCACCTCGGTGCGGGCCGTGGAGAATGCCTTAGGGATGGAGATCCCTCTCAATGCCCAGTATATCCGAAATATTATCCTGGCTGCCCACGGTCTTCACGACCATATTGTTCACTTTTATCACCTTTCGGCCCTTGATTGGGTAGATGTGGTCTCCGCCTTAAAGGCCGATCCCCACAAGACGGCCTCTTTGGCTCAAAGTCTTTCTCCTTGGCCGGGCAATGGAGCCAGTCGTTTCAAGGCCGTAAAGGAAAAGTTGTCAGCCTTTGTCCAGAGCGGCCAGCTGGGGCCTTTTGCCAATGGCTATTGGGGACACCCGGCCATGAAGCTTCCGCCGGAAGCCAATCTTATGGCCGTCTCCCATTATCTGGAGGCCCTGGAGTACCAGTTCAAGGCCAATCAGGTGGTGGCCATCTTTGGAGGTAAAACTCCCCATATCCAAACGGTCATTGTCGGTGGAGTGGCCTTGGCTATCAACACCAACAACCTGGCCACCCTGAACATGGAGCGCCTTTATTGGGCCAAGCAGCTCCTTGGTGAGGTTCGGGATTTCGTCCATCAGGTCTACCTACCAGATGTCATTGCTGTGGCCGCCCTCTACAAAGACTGGCTGGCCTATGGCGCCGGGGTAACCAACTATCTGGCCGTTCCTGATATGCCCCTTGACACCAAGGGAGAGGTTTTTGACTTGCCTGGTGGGACCATATTTGGAGGAGACTTCAAGAACTTTACACCCATAACCAGCTTCAACGATCCTTACTTTCGAGACAACGTAGCCGAGAGTATCGTCCATTCTTGGTACGAAGGAGACTGGACGCGTCATCCCTGGAAAGAAGAAACCAAACCCCACTACACGGCCTTTAAAGAGGAGGGCAAATATTCCTGGGCCAAGGCCCCTCGCTTCAAAGGGGAGCCCATGCAGGTTGGTCCTCTAGCTCAAGTTCTGGCTGGTTATGCCCAAGGTCATGAGTTGACCAAAAAGTGGGTAGATTACGCCCTTGGGCGGCTTTCTTCCCTGGTGGGGCATCCTGTTCCGGTTACGGCCCTCCAGTCTACCCCGGGGCGCCATCTGGCTCGGGCTATTCGGGCGGCTATGTTGGCCGAGCTGGGGCTCAAACACCTGGATCTTCTCATTGAGAATATCGGTCGGGGGGACACAGAGATCTTCCCCTACCGCACTCCGCCTACCTTTCCCCACGGAGAAATTCGAGGTTTTGGTTTCCATGAAGCCCCCCGGGGGACTCTCTCCCATTGGGTGGTAATAAAAGACGGGGTGATTGAAAATTACCAATGCGTAGTGCCTTCTACCTGGAACGTTAGCCCTCGATGCCAGGCGGGAAAGAGGGGGCCTTATGAAGCGGCCCTTATCGGCAATCCGGTAGCCGAACCTCAAAAGCCCCTTGAGGTCTTAAGGACTATTCACTCCTTTGATCCTTGTATCGCCTGCGCAGTTCATGTCCTCAACCCCCAACGGGAGGAGGTCGTCCGGGTAAAAGTTCTCTAG
- a CDS encoding ubiquinol-cytochrome c reductase iron-sulfur subunit produces MIRRRFLEILALGLLAFPTVSFIVYRLPRPPRLKKVKVNLKPGMVYVDAEFFLLEGPNGPLALLRRCPHLGCPVSYQPEVGLFVCPCHQSRFKLTGRYVSGPAKKDLRRLTVEKKKDGYVVEIPV; encoded by the coding sequence ATGATTCGAAGAAGGTTTCTGGAGATCCTGGCCCTGGGCTTACTGGCGTTCCCCACTGTCTCCTTTATTGTCTATCGCCTCCCCCGCCCCCCTCGTCTCAAAAAGGTCAAGGTTAACCTCAAGCCGGGTATGGTCTATGTTGATGCAGAGTTTTTTTTGCTAGAGGGCCCTAACGGGCCACTGGCCCTTTTAAGAAGATGCCCTCATCTGGGCTGTCCGGTCTCTTACCAACCAGAGGTCGGTCTCTTTGTCTGCCCCTGTCACCAGAGTCGTTTCAAGCTAACTGGACGGTACGTGTCTGGTCCGGCCAAGAAGGACCTCCGCCGGCTCACTGTGGAGAAGAAAAAGGACGGCTATGTGGTGGAGATCCCGGTCTAA
- the thrC gene encoding threonine synthase codes for MRYISTRGGITPLSFKETVLMGLAEDGGLILPEAYPAVDEEVLSFWSRLSYPELALEVFSLFVDDIPLEDLRKLVFQAYATFDHPEICPLVRVGPVFILELFHGPTLAFKDIALQFLGGLFEYLLLERGARMNILGATSGDTGSAAIYGVRGRKNINIFILHPHGRVSPVQALQMTTVTDANVFNLAIEGTFDDCQAIVKAIFEDLAFKRRYHLGAVNSINWARVMAQVVYYIWAWLRLAEKGQSAVFFSVPTGNFGDIFAGYVARRILGRERIPLLMLATNENDILTRFVNQGDYSLGKVVSTISPSMDIQVASNFERYLYHLLGEDPIRVREAMEVFSREGRLRFGPEELARVREDFASVSVSQEETRETIASFYQETGYVLDPHTAVGVRAGLRLLDRGHPVVCLATAHPAKFPEAVAEAIGHPPRRPPALEGLEERPRRVTILPADIKAVKEFVAQNALL; via the coding sequence ATGCGCTATATCAGCACCCGTGGAGGAATCACCCCCTTAAGCTTTAAGGAAACCGTCCTTATGGGGCTGGCCGAGGATGGAGGTCTTATCCTTCCCGAGGCCTATCCGGCGGTGGATGAAGAGGTCCTTTCTTTCTGGAGTCGGCTTTCCTATCCAGAGCTGGCCCTGGAAGTCTTTTCCCTTTTTGTAGATGACATTCCCCTTGAGGATCTCCGGAAGCTGGTCTTTCAGGCCTACGCCACCTTTGATCATCCGGAGATATGTCCTCTTGTCCGGGTGGGGCCGGTCTTCATCCTTGAGCTTTTTCATGGTCCAACCTTGGCCTTTAAAGACATAGCCCTTCAATTTCTCGGCGGACTCTTTGAATACCTTCTCCTCGAGCGGGGGGCCAGAATGAATATTCTCGGGGCCACCTCGGGAGACACCGGTTCGGCAGCCATCTACGGGGTGAGAGGACGCAAGAACATCAATATCTTTATCCTTCACCCCCATGGTCGGGTCTCTCCTGTTCAGGCCCTTCAGATGACCACGGTTACCGATGCCAATGTTTTTAACCTGGCTATAGAGGGCACCTTTGATGATTGTCAGGCCATCGTTAAGGCCATCTTTGAAGACCTGGCCTTCAAGCGCCGCTATCATCTGGGGGCGGTAAATTCCATTAACTGGGCCCGAGTAATGGCCCAGGTGGTTTATTATATCTGGGCCTGGCTGAGGTTGGCTGAAAAGGGGCAGTCTGCGGTCTTCTTCTCCGTCCCCACCGGCAACTTTGGTGATATCTTTGCTGGCTATGTGGCCCGTCGGATTCTGGGCCGGGAGCGGATTCCTCTGCTTATGTTGGCCACCAACGAAAACGACATTCTGACCAGGTTTGTCAATCAGGGGGACTATTCTTTGGGGAAGGTGGTCTCCACCATCAGCCCCTCCATGGACATTCAGGTGGCCAGCAACTTTGAGCGCTACCTCTATCACCTCTTGGGGGAGGATCCGATTCGGGTCCGGGAGGCCATGGAGGTCTTCTCCCGGGAGGGAAGGCTTCGTTTTGGCCCTGAAGAGCTGGCCCGGGTGAGAGAAGATTTCGCCTCTGTCTCTGTTTCTCAGGAGGAAACCCGGGAGACCATTGCCTCATTTTACCAGGAGACAGGTTACGTGCTTGATCCTCACACGGCGGTGGGAGTCCGGGCTGGACTTCGCCTCCTTGATCGGGGCCATCCGGTGGTTTGTCTGGCCACGGCTCATCCGGCCAAGTTTCCAGAGGCCGTGGCTGAGGCCATCGGCCATCCTCCCCGGCGGCCTCCGGCCTTGGAGGGGCTGGAGGAACGCCCCCGTCGGGTAACCATTCTTCCGGCTGACATCAAGGCCGTCAAAGAATTTGTGGCCCAGAACGCCCTTCTTTAG
- a CDS encoding hydrogenase maturation protease — translation MDVWGPLALVGLGNILLGDEGFGVHFIRHLKQEFCFPEGVDLIDGGCAGLGLLNLIRGYKTVILFDVLLKKAPPGTIYVLEMDALENLPSSSLASAHQIGVKDALALARFSSVGPEKFWAYAVVPKDLSPGVGLSAELREAFFPLQERLFTDLKTLGIYPEKGG, via the coding sequence ATGGATGTGTGGGGGCCTTTGGCCCTGGTAGGCCTGGGGAACATCCTTCTCGGAGATGAAGGTTTCGGGGTTCATTTTATTAGGCACCTCAAGCAGGAGTTCTGCTTCCCAGAAGGGGTAGATCTTATAGATGGTGGTTGTGCCGGCCTGGGGCTCCTTAACCTCATCCGGGGCTATAAGACCGTCATCCTCTTTGATGTCTTGTTAAAGAAAGCCCCGCCGGGGACTATCTATGTCCTGGAGATGGACGCCCTCGAAAACCTGCCCTCATCCTCCCTGGCCTCGGCCCACCAGATAGGAGTCAAAGATGCCCTGGCCCTGGCCAGGTTCTCCAGTGTTGGTCCCGAGAAGTTCTGGGCCTATGCGGTTGTCCCCAAGGATCTTTCACCTGGAGTAGGGCTTTCGGCAGAACTCCGGGAAGCCTTCTTTCCCCTCCAGGAAAGGCTCTTTACGGATCTTAAAACATTGGGGATCTATCCCGAAAAAGGGGGGTAG